Proteins found in one Bartonella krasnovii genomic segment:
- a CDS encoding DNA-3-methyladenine glycosylase I yields MTKERSFNMVNVVLDKGLLKGRDGKVRCAWAGTDPLYCAYHDNEWGKPVFEDIPLFEKICLEGFQAGLSWFTILKKRSSFREAFDHFNFEKISHYNALKVQTLMQNKGIVRHQGKIRSVLNNALRAQEIITEWGSLSHYFWSFQPPQSERYEKIDFQTLLENPITPASLRLSQDLKKRGWTFVGPTICYAFMQSVGIVNDHLEGCFCR; encoded by the coding sequence GTGGTGCTTGATAAAGGACTTCTTAAGGGGAGGGATGGAAAAGTTCGTTGCGCATGGGCAGGAACGGATCCACTTTATTGTGCTTATCATGATAACGAATGGGGAAAACCTGTTTTTGAGGATATCCCTTTGTTTGAAAAAATTTGTCTTGAAGGTTTCCAAGCGGGGCTTTCTTGGTTTACGATTTTAAAAAAACGTTCTTCTTTTCGAGAGGCATTTGATCACTTTAATTTTGAAAAAATCAGTCATTATAATGCGCTAAAGGTGCAAACATTGATGCAGAATAAAGGCATTGTTCGTCATCAAGGAAAAATTCGATCAGTGCTTAATAATGCCTTGAGAGCACAGGAAATTATAACCGAGTGGGGGAGTTTATCCCACTATTTCTGGTCTTTTCAGCCCCCACAATCGGAGCGTTATGAAAAGATAGATTTTCAAACATTGTTGGAAAACCCCATCACTCCAGCTTCTCTTCGCCTTTCTCAAGATTTAAAGAAGCGCGGCTGGACGTTTGTTGGTCCCACGATTTGTTATGCTTTTATGCAGTCTGTAGGGATTGTCAATGATCACCTTGAAGGGTGTTTTTGTCGATAA